The region GGTCAGCAGTAAGAGTTGGTGTTTCTCCTGCTTTGAGATCATAATTAACCTTTGACTTTGTATGAACATTAATTGAATACAGAGAATAATAATATATAAGAAAAAGATACTCAAATATGGCTGGAACAAGTGCTTCTGAAATCCTGTTCGCTACCAAATTATATGTTGTATAATGCTTTTATGCAGAAATCATTTCTCTTCTCAGACATAAGTGAGCATAAACCTTTCGCCAGTATTATGATATTTTGGTAACCGGAGGAAACCAACAGAACCTGCACCTGAAATTTTAAGTTAGATTTGCTTTTTTCATCAACTACTGACTCTGAATATTGTATCCTATTACTGATTCTGAGCATTGCGTTTTGTTAATTATAAGATTCTTGAACTGCAATACGCCCATCTGCTTGCAGCTCCAAGATCCCTAGAGTACAAACGTCAAAGGAAATAAGATTCACCCTCGTTGAAGGCTGAAAATATGCATGACGGCTTGGCAAGTATCCAGACTAAATTATGTATTCCTGACATCTGTCAAGATCATTTTCTGGTTGTGATCACTTGAAGTATTGCAATTATGGAACCTCCTTTTTTCCCTTGGTAGTGCCATGTCAGGAAGAAATTGTAGTTTCTTAATAAATATTGGCACAGAGAAAGTACCTGTTTGATAGAGCACTTCCTCTTTCATTGTCTCTTTATCAACAGCACTGTGACTGGAAAAGGTGGTCTCAATGTCATCCGCAGAGATCTTTTGACGTAGGGCTTCTCTATCTCCAGCCATACATTTTCTAAATTCATCCTGGAGAAACAGAAATAAGTGAATCCAAGTCTTGAACCAATAACCAAGTGAGATGCAAAAGGGATAGACGTTATGCAGAACAAACCCAAAGATATGAGCGCGCCAGTGTCACGATGGATTTGCCATAGTCCAGAACAGCACATTCGAGGAACTGGAGCCAGAGCTCTCTGATTTCTTGCAGGTTACTTGACTGCAGTGCAAAgcaaaattttattagaaaaaacgGCTGCAAATCATTAGCTATCAACTTCCTATGCAGCAGCCAGCAAGCATGTAATATGTACTGCACAAGGTAAGTATGACGCATATAATGCTTATAAACACAAAACAGAAATTAGCAGCATCGCATAACCTCATATGTTGCGGATTTATGCGTAGGCAAATTCACcatgttcttcttgatgttctcCACGAGTAGAGTTCCTTGGCTCTGCTGGTCTTGATGAAATTTGTCCACTGGCTTTGCTACTTCTCCACGGTTCGGTTCCAAGAAAAGTAATCTGAACATCTCATCCCTTTCTTTGAAGCAGATGGTATCATGATTCTCCGAGTCCTTGCACAACAACAAACCTTCCAGGAGACAATCGCTCTCTGGCTCAACTGTCGGATCTACAATGTCCTGTAGCCTCCGCAATACTGACCGCGAATGTCTCTTCACCATGTGCTTTAGGAGCAATCTAGTGCTTGTATGCTTTCCACTGCAGAGGGGACACACCCAGGACCTCCAAGACTTATGCTCCTTGAAGAACCTACAGGCGCTTGATACACTGAAATCATACGAGTGTTCAACCATCTTGCACTTGTTCTCTAGCGCATCGATTCTCACGGACAAGAAACTCTGCCTCTTCTCAGATGTCAAACAGTTTTCCCAGTATGATTCAGCAGACTGCAGGATCTTGTCAAGTAAATCACGGAACAGCCTAGTTACCGAACTCAACCTGCTTTGAGGATCCTCTCCTCTGATGGATCCAGTCGGAATGCAATCTTCCACAGGATCTGTAGGGTGCTGCAGTGCAAGGGCTCGGTGGCACTCGCCCTCTGCATCAATGTGATTGCCACAAACGAACAGAAGTCGCGCCTGAAACAAAGCAGCAGCGGTAGAATTGGGGAATTCCTTGGCTGCTCCTACTGCATCGCAGACAAGGCGTTCCACGCCATTGCTCCAGGAAGGATCCTTATGCTCCCGGGAAACGGCAAGCATATACTCGAGCTCTAGGAAGGGGCCCAATAACCGCGCACGCGCCGAGCCCGGGAAGCGCATGGCGAGATCCCTTGCTTCCTTCAGCGCCTGCAGCGCCTGCAGCTTGCGCTTTGCAGCAACGTCGTCGCTCTTGGCGACGTCCATGAGCCTCCCTGCCTCATGCGCAACTAGCCGATTGATCACCCTTAGGATTGCCTCCTCTCGCGCCGAGTGGAGGAGACGGGGCTCCGGGAGGACTCGGGCGCTGCTGTGGCGTCCATGTCCATAGCGCGACGCAGCTCGGCCTCTGCCTCGAGGTACATCGACGACTCGGCGAGGAGGTCAGCTAACGCGACTGCGATGTCGGCGTTGTCGGGGGCGAGCGACTTCGCCGTCAAGAGCGCGTCGCGACCTTGACGGAGGTGCGACTCCgcgtcggccggctccttctccgagcCCGCGGCAGCCGCGCGGGCGCCGATGGCGACGGAATAGTGGAGGTCCCCCAGGAGGCAGGCGGCGGTGAGGGACCTAGGGTGCTCCGCGGCGAGGGCTTCGGCCTTCTCCAGCGCCGCCGCGATGCGCCCATCTCTCTTGAGCTCGACGATGCGCTTGGCCCTGGCCGTGATGTCGCCGTCCTCCATTGTGGAGCCGGAGAGGGTGATTGGCGGTGGCGCTAAGGAGGTTCGGtggggcgcgaggcggcggcgtcggATTTGGGGCCAAAGACGGTGCGTTGGTTGGGTTTCGATTGGGGGTGAGGAGCGCGATTTGGGAGGTTTtggcagcacaggaggagggaaaaggagaaggaaaacGGTGCCGAGTACCGAACGTTGAGTCGGAGGACAGATGCCACAAATCGCAGCGAAGCCTCCCGCAATGTCGACTGCATTTTTTTAT is a window of Triticum dicoccoides isolate Atlit2015 ecotype Zavitan chromosome 2B, WEW_v2.0, whole genome shotgun sequence DNA encoding:
- the LOC119362961 gene encoding uncharacterized protein LOC119362961, whose protein sequence is MDVAKSDDVAAKRKLQALQALKEARDLAMRFPGSARARLLGPFLELEYMLAVSREHKDPSWSNGVERLVCDAVGAAKEFPNSTAAALFQARLLFVCGNHIDAEGECHRALALQHPTDPVEDCIPTGSIRGEDPQSRLSSVTRLFRDLLDKILQSAESYWENCLTSEKRQSFLSVRIDALENKCKMVEHSYDFSVSSACRFFKEHKSWRSWVCPLCSGKHTSTRLLLKHMVKRHSRSVLRRLQDIVDPTVEPESDCLLEGLLLCKDSENHDTICFKERDEMFRLLFLEPNRGEVAKPVDKFHQDQQSQGTLLVENIKKNMVNLPTHKSATYESSNLQEIRELWLQFLECAVLDYGKSIVTLARSYLWDEFRKCMAGDREALRQKISADDIETTFSSHSAVDKETMKEEVLYQTGETPTLTADQDTRDSPSSNSHDINLVDIILRTLWCMEPLLDEVMKTKPICSKHGHGEPCVGVIVHKILHLWEKAEDHQQQLLPLANTVCRTLEDDNCFDERQDRSKRVSDITVAILNGLHLPDVCLQLGIMSDTMRPETEAFVCKYHYPPAMKPMRPMGCGCKTCSPGQLNADPSKVEHICKQCSSAALKDPYSAVVIHCSMKMEVQQSLAEIWDDTLQPLMTFEYNHGTIFYGLAAMVLRGRGILFDMNSHEKLCMVFCFEMHTQYLKTQLGFTDILKRP